In a single window of the Limnohabitans sp. 2KL-27 genome:
- the rpmI gene encoding 50S ribosomal protein L35: MPKMKTKSSAKKRFRVRPGGTVKRGQAFKRHILTKKTTKNKRHLRGAVAVHETNMGHIAQMLPMAGL; the protein is encoded by the coding sequence ATGCCCAAGATGAAGACCAAAAGCAGTGCTAAAAAGCGCTTCCGTGTTCGTCCCGGTGGAACCGTTAAACGCGGCCAAGCCTTCAAACGTCACATCCTGACCAAGAAGACCACCAAAAACAAGCGTCACCTTCGCGGTGCAGTGGCTGTGCATGAGACCAATATGGGTCACATCGCGCAAATGCTGCCCATGGCTGGCCTGTAA
- a CDS encoding DUF1840 domain-containing protein encodes MLFKFKSQVTSDLIMLEADARRLLQIMLGHDSDKGIILVNDLPSAIAKLESAVAQDEAARLKRSQDAQKVPMPSDPPQDAMGEALDPVRLAQRASPMLKLLKHCVADPSDLVWGV; translated from the coding sequence ATGTTGTTCAAGTTCAAATCCCAAGTCACCAGCGACCTGATCATGCTGGAGGCCGATGCCCGCAGGCTGCTTCAGATCATGTTGGGTCATGACTCTGACAAAGGCATCATTTTGGTGAACGACCTGCCATCGGCCATTGCCAAGCTGGAGTCGGCTGTGGCGCAAGACGAGGCTGCTCGTTTGAAGCGCAGCCAAGATGCGCAAAAAGTGCCAATGCCATCAGATCCACCGCAGGATGCCATGGGCGAGGCCTTGGATCCGGTACGTCTGGCCCAACGGGCCAGCCCCATGCTCAAGTTGCTCAAGCACTGCGTGGCCGATCCGTCTGACCTGGTCTGGGGTGTTTGA
- the rplT gene encoding 50S ribosomal protein L20: MPRVKRGVTARARHKKVLALAKGFRGRRGNVFRIAKQAVMKAGQYAYRDRRTKKRVFRQLWIARINAAARECGLTYSQFANGLKKAAIEIDRKMLADIAVHDKAAFAGIVNQVKAKLAAA; this comes from the coding sequence ATGCCTCGCGTTAAACGTGGTGTAACGGCACGCGCCCGTCACAAGAAAGTCCTGGCCCTTGCAAAAGGTTTCCGCGGTCGCCGCGGCAATGTCTTCCGTATCGCCAAACAGGCGGTGATGAAGGCTGGCCAATACGCCTACCGTGACCGCCGCACCAAAAAGCGTGTGTTCCGTCAGTTGTGGATTGCCCGTATCAACGCCGCTGCGCGTGAATGCGGTCTGACCTACAGCCAGTTCGCCAACGGCCTGAAGAAGGCTGCCATTGAAATCGACCGTAAGATGCTGGCGGACATCGCCGTGCACGACAAGGCCGCTTTTGCTGGCATCGTGAACCAAGTCAAAGCCAAACTGGCCGCAGCTTGA
- the surE gene encoding 5'/3'-nucleotidase SurE — MKILISNDDGFRAEGLVALHKALLSIADVAVEVVAPEHNNSAKSNALTLHTPLYVHRADNGFRYVNGTPADCVHIALTGLLGYRPDLVISGINNGANMGDDTLYSGTVGAAMEGYLFGIPAMAVSQIDKGWAHLDAAAEQVKLMVQHMRSGHLMGAQPWLLNVNIPNLPLAQIKPPKLCRLGRRHAAEPVITQVDPRGQTMYWIGNAGPAMDDSEGTDFHAAGLGHVVVTPLKVDLTEHDHLDHWSQTLGHLFPQGRA; from the coding sequence ATGAAAATTCTCATTTCCAACGACGATGGCTTTCGCGCCGAGGGCCTCGTGGCCCTGCACAAGGCACTCCTGAGCATCGCCGATGTGGCGGTGGAAGTGGTCGCTCCCGAGCACAACAACAGTGCCAAATCCAATGCGCTGACTTTGCACACGCCCCTGTATGTGCACCGCGCCGACAACGGTTTTCGCTACGTCAATGGCACGCCTGCCGATTGCGTGCACATTGCGCTCACGGGATTGCTGGGTTATCGCCCCGATCTGGTGATTTCTGGCATCAACAATGGGGCCAATATGGGCGACGACACGCTGTATTCAGGCACCGTCGGGGCAGCCATGGAAGGCTATCTTTTTGGCATCCCAGCTATGGCGGTGTCACAAATCGACAAAGGCTGGGCGCACCTGGATGCCGCGGCCGAGCAAGTCAAGTTAATGGTTCAGCACATGCGATCTGGTCATTTGATGGGCGCCCAGCCCTGGCTGCTGAATGTGAACATTCCCAACCTGCCCTTGGCACAGATCAAACCGCCGAAACTGTGCCGCCTGGGGCGTCGCCACGCGGCTGAACCGGTCATCACCCAAGTGGATCCCCGTGGCCAGACCATGTACTGGATTGGCAATGCCGGACCGGCCATGGACGACAGCGAGGGCACCGACTTCCATGCGGCTGGCCTGGGTCATGTGGTGGTGACCCCGCTCAAAGTGGACTTGACCGAACATGACCACCTGGACCATTGGTCCCAGACCTTGGGCCACCTGTTTCCTCAGGGCCGTGCATGA
- the clpS gene encoding ATP-dependent Clp protease adapter ClpS, which yields MATKKPANPTLPTVTPRVPDGGDSVVLERLAQKIEPPQMYQVAMLNDDYTPMEFVVMVIQEFFSKDREAATQIMLKIHLDGKGVCGVYSRDVAATKVDQVLDAAKQAGHPLQCVSEPIE from the coding sequence ATGGCAACGAAAAAACCTGCAAATCCCACGCTGCCGACCGTGACCCCCCGAGTGCCCGATGGCGGTGATTCGGTGGTTCTGGAACGCCTAGCCCAAAAAATCGAACCGCCCCAGATGTACCAGGTGGCCATGCTGAACGATGACTACACTCCCATGGAATTCGTGGTCATGGTGATCCAGGAGTTTTTCAGCAAGGACCGCGAGGCAGCTACACAAATCATGCTCAAGATCCATCTGGACGGCAAAGGTGTGTGCGGGGTTTATTCCCGCGATGTCGCCGCCACCAAGGTGGACCAGGTGCTCGATGCTGCCAAGCAGGCCGGCCACCCACTGCAATGTGTCAGCGAACCCATTGAATAG
- a CDS encoding NADPH:quinone oxidoreductase family protein gives MHAWLCENPTGVDALTWKELPTPTPGPGQVLIEIQAASLNFPDLLIVQNKYQMKPELPFVPGSEYAGLVQAVGEGVTHLKVGQTVACLSGTGGFGTHTLAPAKLCMPLPAGFSAIDGAAFIMTYATSHHALVDRAALKSGETVLVLGAAGGVGTAAIQIAKAMGAKVIAAASTDEKCALCTALGADATLNYSRENLREALKTLTEGRGPDVVYDPVGGDLAEPAFRSIAWRGRYLVVGFAGGPIPALPLNLPLLKGASLVGVFWGDFAKREPQANAAMMGELAQWYSQGKIKPVIDRTLPMNELKAAYTLMGSRSVKGKLVMVN, from the coding sequence ATGCACGCATGGCTTTGCGAGAACCCCACCGGGGTGGACGCACTCACCTGGAAAGAACTGCCCACGCCCACGCCCGGCCCAGGCCAGGTGCTCATTGAGATACAGGCGGCCAGCCTGAACTTCCCCGACCTGCTGATCGTTCAGAACAAATACCAGATGAAGCCCGAACTGCCCTTCGTCCCAGGCTCTGAATATGCAGGGCTGGTTCAAGCCGTGGGCGAAGGCGTCACGCACCTGAAAGTGGGACAAACCGTGGCCTGCCTGTCAGGCACCGGGGGATTTGGCACGCACACCTTGGCACCTGCCAAACTGTGTATGCCTTTGCCAGCCGGTTTTTCGGCCATCGATGGCGCGGCATTCATCATGACTTATGCCACCTCGCACCATGCGTTGGTGGACCGTGCGGCCTTGAAATCCGGAGAGACCGTGCTGGTTTTAGGTGCTGCGGGTGGCGTAGGCACAGCGGCCATTCAAATTGCCAAGGCCATGGGGGCCAAGGTGATCGCGGCCGCGTCCACCGATGAAAAATGCGCCTTGTGCACCGCATTGGGCGCCGATGCCACCCTCAATTACAGCCGCGAGAACCTGCGCGAAGCCCTGAAAACGCTGACCGAAGGCCGAGGCCCGGATGTGGTTTACGACCCCGTGGGGGGCGATTTGGCCGAACCCGCTTTCCGATCCATCGCCTGGCGCGGACGTTATTTGGTGGTCGGTTTTGCAGGCGGGCCCATTCCTGCCCTGCCTTTGAATCTGCCTTTGCTCAAGGGCGCATCCTTGGTGGGCGTGTTTTGGGGCGACTTTGCCAAACGGGAACCCCAAGCCAATGCCGCCATGATGGGCGAATTGGCCCAGTGGTACAGCCAAGGCAAGATCAAACCGGTGATTGACCGAACGCTGCCCATGAACGAGTTGAAGGCGGCTTACACATTGATGGGCTCGCGCAGCGTCAAAGGCAAACTGGTCATGGTGAACTGA
- a CDS encoding DUF192 domain-containing protein has translation MWLSFNALSQTGPQLNLARTQLQAGMHRLDVQLAQTPEQRQIGLMWRKDMPQHEGMLFVFEQATTQCFWMRNTLIPLTAAFVEDDGTIVNLADMQPQKDDSHCSSKPVRFVLEMNQGWFAKRQIKAGYKLSGAVFIQRPV, from the coding sequence ATGTGGCTGAGCTTCAATGCCCTTTCCCAAACCGGGCCGCAGCTCAATTTAGCCAGAACCCAGTTGCAAGCGGGCATGCACAGACTGGATGTGCAACTGGCCCAGACCCCCGAGCAAAGACAAATCGGTCTGATGTGGCGCAAGGACATGCCGCAACATGAGGGCATGCTGTTCGTGTTCGAACAAGCGACGACCCAGTGCTTTTGGATGCGCAACACCCTGATTCCTTTGACCGCCGCTTTCGTCGAGGACGATGGCACCATCGTCAACTTGGCAGACATGCAGCCGCAAAAGGACGATTCGCACTGCTCCAGCAAACCCGTGCGCTTTGTGCTGGAGATGAACCAAGGCTGGTTTGCCAAGCGTCAAATCAAGGCCGGCTACAAACTCAGTGGCGCTGTGTTCATCCAACGGCCTGTTTGA
- the infC gene encoding translation initiation factor IF-3, with protein MATEFRDRRHREERKHRLNREIMAPEVRVSGPDNEPMGILSLAEALRLAGEMDVDLVEIAATATPPVCRLMDYGKFKYQEQKRAAEAKAKQTVIDIKEVKFRPGTDDGDYNIKMRNIRRFLADGDKCKITLRFRGREITHQELGMALLNRIRDELADSIIVEQFPKLEGRQMIMMIAPGRKKPASGGKGADASAPAEPA; from the coding sequence ATCGCTACCGAATTTCGTGATCGTCGCCACCGCGAAGAACGTAAACACCGTTTGAACCGTGAAATCATGGCCCCTGAAGTCAGGGTGTCCGGTCCTGACAATGAGCCTATGGGCATCTTGTCTCTCGCCGAAGCTTTGCGCTTGGCGGGTGAGATGGATGTGGACTTGGTTGAAATTGCCGCCACCGCCACCCCTCCGGTTTGCCGTTTGATGGACTACGGCAAGTTCAAATACCAGGAGCAAAAGCGTGCGGCAGAAGCCAAAGCCAAGCAAACGGTCATTGACATCAAGGAAGTCAAGTTCCGTCCGGGTACCGACGATGGTGACTACAACATCAAGATGCGCAACATCCGCCGCTTTTTGGCCGATGGCGACAAATGCAAGATCACTTTGCGATTCCGGGGCCGCGAGATCACCCACCAAGAATTGGGTATGGCCTTGCTGAACCGGATTCGTGACGAATTGGCCGATTCCATCATCGTCGAGCAATTTCCAAAACTGGAAGGCCGTCAGATGATCATGATGATCGCGCCAGGTCGCAAAAAACCTGCCAGTGGCGGCAAAGGTGCAGACGCGTCTGCACCTGCTGAACCGGCTTGA
- the clpA gene encoding ATP-dependent Clp protease ATP-binding subunit ClpA — protein sequence MIAQELEVSLHMAFVEARQQRHEFITVEHLLLALLDNPSAAEVLRACAANIDDLRKALSNFIKDNTPQVAGTEEVDTQPTLGFQRVIQRAIMHVQSTGSGKKEVTGANVLVAIFGEKDSHAVYYLHQQGITRLDVVNFIAHGIRKSDPPEAAKSAENPSSSEGEEGGSGGERNEKASPLEQYTNNLNQAAKEGKIDPLIGREYEVERTIQILCRRRKNNPLLVGEAGVGKTAIAEGLAWRITQGTVPDILAEATVYSLDMGALLAGTKYRGDFEQRLKGVLKSLKDKPHGILFIDEIHTLIGAGAASGGTLDASNLLKPALSSGQLKCIGATTFTEYRGIFEKDAALSRRFQKVDVVEPTVSETVDILKGLKSRFEDHHSVKYTIAALQAAAELSAKFINDRQLPDKAIDVIDEAGAAQRIQVASKRKKTIGKTEIEDIVAKIARIPPANVSNDDRSKLQTIERDLKSVVFGQDKALEVLASAVKMARSGLGKTDKPIGSFLFSGPTGVGKTEAAKQLAYILGIDLIRFDMSEYMERHAVSRLIGAPPGYVGFDQGGLLTEAVTKKPHCVLLLDEIEKAHPDIFNVLLQVMDHGTLTDNNGRKADFRNVIIIMTTNAGAETMNKATIGFTNPRQAGDEMGDIKRLFTPEFRNRLDAMVSFKPLDEQIILRVVDKFLLQLETQLGEKKVDVTFTDALRTFLGKKGFDPLMGARPMQRLIQDTIRKALADELLFGRLTEGGRLTVDIDDKDEVQLDITPNPKKESRASRSEPAEPEEATAS from the coding sequence ATGATTGCCCAGGAATTGGAAGTCAGTTTGCACATGGCCTTTGTTGAGGCCCGCCAGCAGCGCCACGAGTTCATCACGGTTGAGCATTTGCTTTTGGCATTGCTGGACAATCCCAGCGCTGCCGAAGTGTTGCGCGCTTGCGCAGCCAACATCGATGACCTGCGCAAAGCCCTGAGCAACTTCATCAAGGACAACACCCCTCAAGTGGCTGGTACCGAAGAAGTGGACACCCAACCTACCTTGGGTTTTCAGCGAGTCATTCAGCGCGCCATCATGCACGTGCAGTCCACCGGCAGTGGAAAAAAAGAGGTGACCGGCGCCAACGTGCTCGTGGCCATCTTTGGCGAAAAAGACTCGCATGCCGTGTACTACCTTCACCAGCAAGGCATCACCCGTCTGGACGTGGTGAATTTCATCGCCCACGGCATCCGCAAAAGTGATCCGCCGGAAGCCGCAAAATCAGCCGAAAACCCTTCGAGTTCCGAGGGCGAGGAGGGCGGCAGTGGCGGAGAACGCAACGAAAAAGCCTCGCCACTGGAGCAGTACACCAACAACCTGAACCAGGCGGCCAAAGAAGGCAAGATCGATCCGCTGATCGGCCGCGAGTACGAGGTTGAGCGCACGATCCAGATTCTGTGCCGACGCCGCAAGAACAATCCGCTGCTGGTGGGTGAGGCGGGCGTGGGCAAGACGGCGATTGCCGAGGGTCTGGCCTGGCGCATCACACAAGGCACTGTCCCCGACATCCTGGCCGAAGCCACGGTCTACTCGCTGGACATGGGCGCTCTGCTCGCAGGCACCAAGTACCGGGGTGATTTCGAGCAACGACTCAAAGGCGTGCTCAAGTCGCTCAAAGACAAACCCCATGGCATTTTGTTCATTGACGAAATCCACACCCTGATCGGTGCCGGAGCGGCTTCGGGCGGTACTTTGGATGCCTCCAACCTGCTCAAGCCTGCGCTGTCCAGTGGTCAGCTCAAGTGCATCGGCGCCACCACCTTCACCGAGTACCGGGGCATTTTTGAAAAAGACGCGGCTTTGAGCCGGCGCTTCCAGAAAGTGGACGTGGTCGAGCCGACCGTGTCAGAGACTGTGGACATCCTCAAAGGCCTCAAGAGCCGCTTTGAGGACCACCACAGCGTCAAGTACACCATCGCTGCGCTGCAAGCTGCGGCCGAGTTGTCGGCCAAGTTCATCAATGACCGCCAGTTGCCTGACAAGGCGATTGACGTGATCGACGAAGCCGGTGCGGCCCAGCGCATCCAAGTGGCATCCAAACGCAAGAAAACGATTGGCAAGACCGAGATCGAAGACATCGTGGCCAAGATTGCGCGCATCCCGCCTGCCAACGTCTCCAACGACGACCGCAGCAAACTGCAGACCATTGAGCGTGACCTGAAATCTGTGGTGTTTGGCCAAGACAAAGCGCTCGAAGTGTTGGCCTCGGCCGTCAAGATGGCGCGCTCGGGCCTGGGCAAGACCGACAAGCCGATTGGTTCATTCCTGTTCTCCGGTCCTACAGGTGTGGGCAAGACCGAGGCAGCCAAACAGTTGGCCTATATTTTGGGCATCGACTTGATCCGTTTTGACATGTCCGAGTACATGGAGCGCCACGCGGTCAGCCGTCTGATCGGTGCACCGCCGGGCTATGTGGGCTTTGACCAAGGCGGTCTGTTGACCGAAGCCGTGACCAAAAAGCCGCACTGCGTCCTCTTGCTCGACGAGATCGAAAAAGCCCACCCTGACATCTTCAATGTGCTGTTGCAGGTGATGGACCACGGCACGCTCACCGATAACAACGGGCGCAAGGCCGATTTCCGCAACGTGATCATCATCATGACCACCAACGCGGGGGCCGAGACCATGAACAAAGCCACGATTGGTTTCACCAACCCGCGTCAAGCTGGGGACGAAATGGGCGACATCAAGCGCTTGTTCACGCCCGAGTTCCGCAACCGCCTCGATGCCATGGTCAGCTTCAAGCCGCTGGATGAGCAGATCATCCTGCGGGTCGTCGACAAGTTCCTGCTGCAACTGGAAACCCAGCTGGGCGAGAAAAAGGTCGATGTCACCTTCACCGACGCCTTGCGCACATTCTTGGGCAAAAAAGGGTTCGATCCGCTCATGGGCGCTCGCCCGATGCAGCGCCTGATCCAGGACACCATCCGAAAGGCATTGGCCGACGAATTGCTGTTTGGTCGCCTGACCGAAGGGGGTCGTCTCACGGTGGACATCGACGACAAGGACGAAGTGCAGTTGGACATCACACCCAATCCGAAGAAAGAAAGTCGCGCTTCGCGTTCGGAGCCTGCCGAGCCCGAAGAAGCTACAGCCAGCTGA
- the pheT gene encoding phenylalanine--tRNA ligase subunit beta encodes MQFPESWLREFCNPPLTTQQLADTLTMAGLEVEELEPVAPPFTHIVVGEIKEAVQHPNADRLRVCQVDVGQGSLLNIVCGAPNARVGIRVPCAMVGAQLPPGEDGKPFVIKVGKLRGVESQGMLCSAKELQVADDHGGLLELPADAPLGQDIRQFLNLDDTLMTLKLTPNLAHCLSVYGIAREVSALTGAPLKAPSFPAVATQVSDKLAVKVLAPELCGRFSGRVVKGVNTKAQTPQWMVDRLARCGQRSVSPLVDISNYVMFEFGRPSHIFDLDKIHGGLQVRWGQPGETLKLLNGNTVTVDGQVGVIADDSQVESLAGIMGGDATAVSDETQNIYIEAAFWWPTAIAGRSRRYNFSTDAGHRFERGVDPQLTVEHIERITQLVLDICGTPETKVGPIDDQTVNVPAIRPVTLRVARAVKVIGMPLSQQQCADALRGLGLQVSEGEGTITVTPPSFRFDLQIQEDLIEEVARMVGYNNLPTNPPLAPITAKVRRETERSPSAVRRAIAALGYQETINYSFVEDSWERDLAGNAQPIRLLNPIASQMSVMRSSLIGSLLQVVKFNADRKADRVRVFELGRVFLRDASVADSDATVQGFDQPMKVSGIAWGPLEPLNWTGKSRMVDFFDVKADVERLLAPAQAEFVAAEHPALHPGRSAQVLLHGQVIGHVGELHPRWRQIWDLPHAPVVFELDLNAVTQRSVPVAQPVAKLQAVERDIAVIVREQVTHAQLMQAIHSAPTQGLLRHAVLFDVYRPKAEAAGGLAVGEKSLAVRLSLHSDDATLTDAQIESAMSAIMASLSAQVAARLRG; translated from the coding sequence ATGCAATTTCCCGAATCCTGGTTGCGCGAGTTCTGCAACCCGCCCCTGACAACCCAGCAACTGGCCGACACCCTGACCATGGCCGGCCTCGAAGTGGAAGAACTCGAGCCTGTGGCCCCACCATTCACCCACATCGTGGTCGGTGAAATCAAGGAGGCCGTGCAACACCCCAATGCCGACCGCCTGCGCGTGTGCCAGGTGGACGTGGGGCAGGGCAGTTTGCTCAATATTGTTTGTGGCGCGCCCAACGCCCGTGTTGGCATCCGTGTGCCGTGCGCCATGGTGGGGGCTCAATTGCCCCCGGGTGAAGACGGCAAGCCTTTCGTCATCAAGGTCGGCAAATTGCGCGGCGTTGAAAGCCAGGGCATGTTGTGTTCGGCCAAAGAGTTGCAGGTCGCCGATGACCACGGCGGTTTGCTGGAGTTGCCCGCTGACGCCCCACTGGGTCAAGACATTCGCCAGTTTCTGAATCTGGACGATACCCTGATGACGCTCAAGCTCACGCCCAATCTGGCGCATTGCTTGAGTGTCTATGGCATCGCCCGCGAGGTGTCGGCCCTGACGGGCGCGCCTTTGAAGGCCCCGTCTTTCCCGGCCGTGGCCACGCAAGTCAGCGACAAGTTGGCCGTGAAGGTATTGGCCCCCGAGCTGTGTGGTCGCTTCAGCGGCCGTGTGGTCAAGGGCGTGAACACCAAAGCCCAAACCCCGCAATGGATGGTTGACCGCCTGGCCCGTTGCGGCCAGCGCAGTGTCAGTCCGCTGGTGGACATCTCCAACTACGTGATGTTCGAGTTCGGTCGCCCCTCGCACATTTTTGACCTCGACAAGATCCATGGCGGCCTGCAGGTGCGCTGGGGCCAGCCCGGTGAAACGCTCAAGCTGCTCAACGGCAACACCGTGACGGTCGACGGGCAAGTGGGCGTGATTGCCGACGACAGCCAAGTCGAGTCGCTCGCGGGCATCATGGGGGGCGATGCCACCGCCGTGTCGGATGAGACCCAAAACATCTACATCGAAGCGGCGTTTTGGTGGCCCACAGCCATCGCTGGCCGTTCGCGCCGTTACAACTTCTCAACCGATGCCGGACACCGTTTTGAGCGCGGTGTTGACCCGCAATTGACCGTGGAGCACATCGAGCGCATCACCCAGTTGGTGCTCGACATTTGCGGCACACCCGAAACGAAGGTCGGCCCCATCGACGACCAGACCGTGAACGTGCCTGCCATCCGGCCGGTGACGTTGCGCGTGGCGCGTGCTGTCAAAGTGATTGGCATGCCCTTGAGCCAGCAGCAATGCGCTGATGCGTTGCGCGGCTTGGGATTGCAAGTGTCGGAGGGCGAGGGCACCATCACGGTCACGCCGCCCAGCTTCCGTTTTGACCTGCAGATCCAGGAAGATCTGATCGAGGAAGTGGCCCGCATGGTGGGCTACAACAATTTACCCACCAACCCACCTTTGGCCCCGATCACCGCCAAGGTGCGCCGTGAAACCGAGCGCAGCCCCTCTGCCGTGCGCCGCGCCATCGCGGCCTTGGGTTACCAAGAAACCATCAACTACAGCTTTGTCGAAGACAGCTGGGAGCGTGATCTGGCAGGCAACGCCCAACCGATCCGCCTGCTCAACCCGATCGCCAGCCAGATGAGCGTGATGCGCTCGAGCCTGATCGGCTCGCTGCTGCAAGTCGTCAAATTCAATGCCGATCGCAAGGCCGATCGGGTCCGTGTGTTCGAGCTGGGGCGGGTGTTTCTGCGCGATGCAAGTGTGGCTGACAGCGACGCCACGGTGCAAGGTTTCGATCAGCCTATGAAAGTCTCCGGCATCGCCTGGGGGCCCTTGGAGCCATTGAATTGGACCGGCAAGTCGCGCATGGTGGATTTCTTCGATGTCAAAGCCGATGTCGAGCGCTTGCTGGCGCCGGCTCAGGCCGAATTCGTGGCTGCCGAGCACCCCGCTTTGCACCCTGGTCGCTCGGCCCAAGTGTTGCTCCATGGTCAGGTGATCGGGCATGTGGGGGAGTTGCACCCACGCTGGCGGCAGATCTGGGACTTGCCGCACGCGCCAGTCGTGTTCGAGCTGGACTTGAATGCGGTCACCCAGCGCAGCGTGCCTGTGGCCCAGCCTGTGGCCAAGTTGCAAGCGGTGGAGCGCGACATCGCCGTCATCGTGCGCGAGCAGGTCACGCACGCCCAGTTGATGCAAGCCATCCACAGTGCCCCTACCCAGGGTTTGTTGCGCCATGCGGTGCTGTTCGATGTTTATCGACCAAAAGCCGAAGCCGCTGGCGGTTTGGCGGTCGGTGAAAAAAGCCTGGCGGTGCGTTTGAGTTTGCACAGCGACGATGCCACTTTGACCGATGCCCAGATCGAATCCGCCATGAGCGCCATCATGGCCAGCCTGTCAGCGCAAGTGGCTGCCAGGCTGCGCGGTTGA
- a CDS encoding integration host factor subunit alpha encodes MQISFESLETPALTKAHLADLLFEQIGLNKRESKDMVDAFFDLVVDSLIAGDDVKISGFGNFQIRTKAARPGRNPRTGELIPIDARRVATFHASHKLKALIQGDAVDDEGVETVGR; translated from the coding sequence ATGCAAATCAGCTTTGAATCCCTGGAAACCCCAGCCCTGACCAAGGCGCACTTGGCCGATTTGCTGTTCGAGCAGATCGGCTTGAACAAGCGCGAGTCCAAGGACATGGTCGATGCGTTCTTTGACCTGGTGGTGGACAGCCTGATTGCAGGTGACGATGTGAAAATTTCCGGTTTCGGCAATTTCCAGATTCGAACCAAGGCCGCGCGTCCCGGGCGTAACCCGCGCACCGGAGAATTGATCCCTATTGATGCACGTCGTGTCGCGACCTTTCATGCCAGCCATAAACTCAAGGCCTTGATTCAGGGTGATGCCGTGGACGACGAAGGTGTGGAGACGGTGGGCCGCTGA
- a CDS encoding cold-shock protein: MPSGTVKWFNDAKGFGFIQPDGGGPDAFAHFSAIQSEGYKSLKEGARVSFELSEGSKGLMAGNIRTESDAPGAAQPDTTPSPVPIN, encoded by the coding sequence ATGCCCAGTGGTACGGTCAAATGGTTCAACGATGCCAAAGGCTTTGGGTTCATTCAGCCCGATGGCGGTGGTCCTGACGCTTTTGCCCACTTTTCGGCCATTCAGTCCGAGGGTTACAAAAGCCTCAAGGAAGGCGCCCGTGTCAGCTTTGAGCTGAGCGAAGGCAGCAAAGGGCTGATGGCCGGTAACATCCGGACCGAATCGGACGCTCCTGGGGCCGCCCAGCCCGATACAACACCGAGCCCGGTCCCCATCAATTGA
- the pheS gene encoding phenylalanine--tRNA ligase subunit alpha gives MNELDTLVESARQSFVQALTPADLENAKAQFLGKAGRITELMKGMAALSVEDKKNQGAAINTAKQAIEAALNDRRRALADAELQAQLKAEALDVTLPGRSTNTGGLHPVSLTLERVENIFGSMGFEVAQGPEIETDWFNFTALNTPEDHPARSMHDTFYVEGGHLLRTHTSPMQIRHAVQHVKRYKNQLEAGQGMPEIRVIAPGRTYRVDSDATHSPMFHQCEGLWIGENVSFKDLKVVVTDFCRTFFESDDLVLRFRPSFFPFTEPSAEIDIQFQSGPLAGRWLEVGGSGQVHPNVVRNMGLDPEHFIGFAFGMGMDRFTMLRYGVNDLRLFFDGDVRFLSQFQ, from the coding sequence ATGAACGAGTTGGACACCCTGGTTGAATCCGCCCGCCAGAGTTTTGTGCAGGCACTGACACCTGCCGACCTCGAAAACGCCAAAGCCCAGTTTCTGGGCAAAGCCGGTCGCATCACCGAGTTGATGAAGGGCATGGCCGCTCTGAGCGTGGAAGACAAGAAAAACCAAGGCGCAGCCATCAATACCGCCAAGCAGGCGATCGAGGCTGCCCTGAATGACCGTCGCCGGGCTTTGGCCGACGCCGAGTTGCAAGCGCAACTCAAAGCCGAAGCGCTGGACGTGACGCTGCCTGGACGCAGCACCAACACAGGTGGTTTGCACCCCGTCTCGCTCACGCTGGAGCGGGTTGAGAACATTTTTGGCTCCATGGGTTTTGAAGTGGCCCAGGGTCCCGAGATCGAGACCGACTGGTTCAACTTCACCGCGCTCAACACGCCCGAAGACCATCCCGCGCGATCCATGCACGACACCTTTTATGTCGAAGGCGGTCATTTGCTGCGCACGCACACCAGCCCGATGCAGATCCGCCATGCGGTGCAGCACGTCAAACGCTACAAAAACCAACTCGAAGCGGGTCAGGGCATGCCCGAAATCCGTGTCATTGCGCCTGGTCGCACCTACCGCGTCGACTCCGATGCCACCCATTCCCCCATGTTCCACCAGTGCGAAGGCTTGTGGATTGGTGAGAACGTGAGTTTCAAGGACCTCAAGGTCGTGGTCACTGATTTTTGCCGCACTTTCTTTGAAAGCGACGACTTGGTGCTGCGTTTCCGTCCCAGCTTTTTCCCGTTCACCGAACCCAGCGCCGAGATCGACATCCAGTTCCAAAGCGGCCCGTTGGCCGGTCGTTGGCTCGAAGTGGGCGGCTCCGGCCAAGTGCACCCCAACGTGGTGCGCAACATGGGTCTGGACCCTGAACACTTCATCGGCTTTGCCTTTGGCATGGGCATGGACCGTTTCACCATGCTGCGCTACGGTGTGAACGACCTGCGCTTGTTCTTTGACGGCGATGTGCGCTTTCTGAGTCAATTCCAGTAA